From the genome of Carassius carassius chromosome 49, fCarCar2.1, whole genome shotgun sequence:
aacttagaatcttgcagtcaacataaacgtgagtgtactggagggtaaatagtgtttataatagaaaaaagttattatatttatttatttagatttgtttccttGTGACAGAGTATCTTTTGTTGGTGTGAATACTAGTGTAcataataatttttgttaataaaacgtttggttgttcagcattacacagtctcaggtttttattttttattttttgagagtgAATTTTTTAGATTATACAGTTATACTAGCTCTTTAGGTACAGTATACAGGATGGTATATCAGGGTCAGGATACAATATAATGAGAGGAAGTAGATTTCACTTCTGTATTGTGATATTCTGTATTGCCAacagtctgaaataaaaaaggaaatcaccATTAAATCACTGGTATCTTACAACAAAAGAATTCccgggggggggtgggggtgggggtgtgTATGGGGATGTCCCCACcaaagctgagaccaaacctacgcccatggtCACAACATACACTAAAGACAAGAACACATAGTATTATTTTGCATGTGGCATATTAAAAAGCCATTAATGAAAAATGCTACCGGGCAAACAAAGGTCCCATTTGCGTTTGACTGCATAGAGCTCATGATAACTGTTGTCTGGCTTTTGTCTCACCTGTGAAGAAGAACTGTTATAGAAATGCATTCAAGAACGGAATATTCAAATCATGCTTTAATTTCCAGTCACAGTTCAttgataaacaaaaatgtatttctcaaatgtaatgtatttctctCCTCTATGGGGTAGCAGTAAATGTTACTATAGTCTAGTCactcttaattttgtattttacagCCAACGTTTCTGTCACTATGTTTTATTCTCTATAAAACAAAGCTGATTATCATGGTATCCGTAGTCACCACCAAAACAATCACTGTAGCTATTTTTAGCATTCAACTGTAAAATCATAATTACTGCATCTTCTCTGTATTGTGAGAACTTGAATAATCCTTCTCACATTTAATTTCTTTACtatgaaatttattttagcaatgctacatataatacaaaaatgtaagtACCATGGTATTGTTTATAGAAGACACTTTAATGCCAGTGTCTATGAAACCGAAAAGAGGagcattacaaaataaaataaggttCCACCCTTTTCTGTCTACAGACAACTGTCAAAAGTTACAAAATCAGTATAACTATCGCAAAACAATGTTttgtcaagttgtgttttttctgCTTTATGCTTTTTTGTCAACAATTATGGATTGAACAGAAGATACAGGATTCATCTTTCAGAGTTGAACATTTATGTTTTAATGTCATATAAGGATTAAGTTCACTGAAGCACATGCCTGCATTACATGGTCTGGAATCACTCAAGAAAAAAAGAATCACCctgcaaaagaaaaagaaaaaaaaacaaagacaaagaagTATTTTGAAAACCTTTATGACATTCAAGGAATAAAACTGTAACAAAGGACTTTTTTATACCAGCATGTCTGTTTTATACAAGATAAAAGATGGACAAAGTCTCTTTCAAACAGACAATGAAAGCAATCCAACtgtaaaataagttaaatatagTATTAACAACTTTTTAAATAAGTCGTATTAGATCACTTTAAATTTTTCACACTGAATTTCATAGATTTTTCACCAATTGTATTCACCTTACTGCGTTTGTAAAGTTCTTTTATGGACTGCATGACCTCCTCTGTCTTTAGAGTGTATATGATGGGATTCAGCATAGGTGGAATTATCTGGGTCAGAGAATTGTTAATTATCCGAGTATTTGGATGGATGGGTGTTGTGGCAGAGGCAATGTTATTACTTAAAATTGGCAGATAAAAAATTGCCACCAATATGAGATGTGAGGTGCAGGTTTTTATAGCTTTGATCCGATCAACACCATGAGCAATCTTAAGCAAAGCCAGAGCAATGcagaaatatgaaattatgatCAGTATTGGAGGTATGCAAATCAGAAGACCAAAGCAAAGTTTTCCCATCATAATATGCACAAAATTATCATTACAGGCTAGTCTATAGATAGGGGCAAAATCACAGTAATAAGTATCAATTACATTAGATCTACAAAAAGAGATTCTATTGACCAAATTTGCAAGTACAGAAAAAAAGGTCACAGAAAAACTCCACATCACCCCTATGATCAGAAACATGGCTGGTTTGGTTAC
Proteins encoded in this window:
- the LOC132132374 gene encoding olfactory receptor 1468-like: MSSVQSNSSANVSFVRPANFFINGFVNIPLAKYYYVFLSLVYIVTVLGNSFIMWIIYLARRLHTAKYIAVFHLAFSDLCGSSALIPKIIDVFLFEHQEILYEACLANMFFVFHFMNLQSLTLIVLAYDRLVAICFPLRYHAIVTKPAMFLIIGVMWSFSVTFFSVLANLVNRISFCRSNVIDTYYCDFAPIYRLACNDNFVHIMMGKLCFGLLICIPPILIIISYFCIALALLKIAHGVDRIKAIKTCTSHLILVAIFYLPILSNNIASATTPIHPNTRIINNSLTQIIPPMLNPIIYTLKTEEVMQSIKELYKRSKVNTIGEKSMKFSVKNLK